In a genomic window of Penaeus vannamei isolate JL-2024 chromosome 38, ASM4276789v1, whole genome shotgun sequence:
- the LOC113809128 gene encoding glycine receptor subunit alpha-2-like — translation MAANLLKSLIYATLFVSATAHNSTPEIPTEEWTTYTGPNYRKEVFPKNDTSEPLEVGISVLVRNLPKIDEVNGVMFMEVNLRVKWQDQRLTIPPWLGAEDYVPLDPVILQDIWVPDLYIDHSSEAITPSVLTSIASVWIYGDGTVDYSGNMFIRVACRMNYTWFPRDHQICSIRIESYAYTLNYNVYKWVPPGLEIGAHISNEQFFVRFEQTEPYTRVQDVYGTYPALAFRVHLTRQITYVLLQVYLPSGLFVVVSFVSLLVPPDAIPGRMTLCITTILTMSALLGVAMQSTPQVSYTRAIDIWLLVCLSIVSAVLLEFGIVIKLREREKIQAKSQPAGRLMKTVSTQVQPISGNPAVSEKESARFTFSSDVVEKASLVVLPLVFLVFNGAYWSWFLTGSEAAMPRGLSANGTL, via the exons ATGGCGGCTAACTTATTGAAGAGTTTGATATATGCGACTTTATTTGTGAg CGCCACAGCCCACAACAGCACCCCAGAGATCCCGACAGAGGAATGGACGACCTACACAGGCCCCAATTACCGCAAGGAAGTCTTCCCCAAAAATGACACGT ccGAACCATTAGAAGTGGGAATTTCTGTCCTGGTGAGAAACTTGCCGAAAATCGATGAGGTTAATGGG GTGATGTTCATGGAGGTCAACCTTCGGGTCAAGTGGCAGGACCAACGCTTGACGATTCCTCCCTGGTTGGGCGCCGAGGATTACGTCCCCCTCGACCCTGTCATCCTCCAGGATATATGGGTGCCGGATCTTTACATTG ATCACAGTTCGGAAGCCATTACTCCTTCCGTATTAACAAGTATTGCGTCAGTGTGGATTTATGGCGACGGGACTGTTGACTACTCGGGGAA TATGTTTATCCGCGTCGCGTGCAGAATGAATTACACCTGGTTCCCCCGTGATCATCAGATATGCAGCATTAGGATTGAGAGTT ACGCCTACACCCTCAACTACAACGTGTACAAGTGGGTTCCTCCCGGCTTGGAGATCGGCGCCCACATCTCCAACGAGCAGTTTTTCGTTCGCTTCGAGCAGACGGAACCCTACACGCGGGTCCAGGACGTCTACG gTACCTACCCCGCGCTGGCCTTCCGGGTACACCTGACGCGGCAGATAACCTACGTGCTCCTGCAGGTGTACTTACCGTCGGGCCTGTTCGTGGTGGTGTCCTTCGTGTCCCTGCTGGTGCCCCCAGATGCCATCCCAGGCCGCATGACACTCTGCATCACCACGATCCTCACCATGTCCGCTCTCCTGGGGGTCGCCAT gCAGTCCACCCCACAGGTCAGCTATACCCGTGCTATAGACATTTGgcttctcgtctgtctgtctatcgttaGTGCTGTGTTGCTGGAATTCGGTATTGTTATCAA gttgagagaaagggagaagatacaGGCCAAGTCGCAACCAGCAGGGCGGCTTATGAAGACCGTTTCGACGCAG GTGCAGCCCATCTCAGGCAACCCGGctgtgagcgagaaagagagcgcgcgCTTCACCTTCTCCTCAGACGTCGTGGAGAAGGCGTCCCTGGTGGTCCTTCCTCTCGTTTTCCTCGTCTTCAACGGGGCTTACTGGTCGTGGTTCCTGACGGGCTCCGAGGCAGCCATGCCGCGGGGCCTCAGCGCGAACGGCACTTTGTGA